A genomic window from Ciona intestinalis chromosome 8, KH, whole genome shotgun sequence includes:
- the zf(c2h2)-146 gene encoding zinc finger protein 300, with the protein MPRNDKRFSSSPISLLILQELKLMRQDMKDEFTKLRQAICESNIGKNNFEDIEKRIQFTSSYGLDLNCSENFTENIPLNIEEPSSEISNEQPAITGARTIEHDAQDACGGGMNIKHEILQDVSQQSYNDEQFSDIGACNAFGSLNQNTITSSNDNVTLTTRSVSNTGTVSLIPSANAVKEKSSNDVRIVKSVAPRKNIASTNSKYQLDFSSKHPGTIYPNSNASLDQQSCLLSWQHYNNNYNSSMELTNGANTDSDDITNGSESDRHVKLKYACRQCGKRFISVYKKRQHIVTAHHPQPKFVCSYCNKIFISKSILTVHVRRKHTGEKPFSCHICGLHFHCVGDCNHHMKRVHPIT; encoded by the coding sequence ATGCCACGGAACGATAAACGATTTTCATCGTCCCCTATTAGTTTGCTTATATTGCAAGAACTGAAGCTTATGAGGCAAGACATGAAAGatgaatttacaaaattaagaCAAGCTATTTGTGAAAGCAACATTGGAAAGAATAATTTCGAGGATATTGAGAAAAGAATCCAATTTACATCTAGTTATGGTTTGGACCTGAATTGCTCTGAAAATTTCACAGAAAATATTCCATTGAATATTGAAGAACCTTCAAGTGAAATCTCTAATGAACAACCCGCAATAACTGGAGCTCGAACCATTGAACATGATGCACAAGATGCATGTGGTGGTGgaatgaatataaaacatgaaattttACAAGATGTTTCCCAGCAATCCTACAATGATGAACAATTCAGTGATATTGGTGCTTGTAATGCCTTTGGaagtttaaaccaaaacacaaTCACCAGTAGCAATGATAATGTTACTTTAACAACACGATCTGTTTCTAATACAGGCACAGTTTCTCTAATTCCATCAGCCAATGCAGTAAAGGAAAAATCAAGTAACGATGTTCGTATTGTAAAAAGTGTTGCCCCACGAAAAAATATTGCTTCTACAAATAGTAAATATCAACTCGACTTCAGCTCCAAGCATCCTGGGACCATTTACCCTAATTCTAACGCATCTTTGGACCAGCAGTCCTGTCTTTTATCCTGGCaacattacaataataattataactcGTCTATGGAGCTAACGAATGGTGCTAATACTGATTCCGATGATATAACGAATGGAAGTGAATCAGACAGgcatgttaaattaaaatatgcatGCAGACAATGTGGAAAGCGATTTATATCCGTTTACAAAAAGCGCCAACACATAGTAACAGCCCATCACCCACAACCAAAATTTGTTTGCTCATACTGCAATAAAATCTTCATCAGCAAAAGCATTCTTACAGTACATGTGCGTCGTAAGCACACCGGTGAAAAACCCTTTTCATGTCATATTTGTGGATTGCATTTTCACTGTGTGGGTGATTGCAATCATCATATGAAGAGGGTTCATCCAATCACATGA
- the LOC104265982 gene encoding tetratricopeptide repeat protein 9A-like, translating to MPPPSEVSSSSPTPSSSSRITQRWPESMTSIRESDSEVEADVIRNKPNNSEIIVGKIHHRIRDEDDDDDDLLVTSGDLDDNKTGKVGLFDVVKREFRCKTAVITNRAAYEDPMILSPRKAKVNFIQDMKTKVSVGMELKNKGVECVQAKKYREATKLFHQAMLYIKGLDPDEGVIWSPEFESMDKDKMPLRVMPSELKEIKEAVEIDCFLNLAVCLMHKERVPYRRIKEYCLRVLDIRDDNVKALMRAGMACYYLREYELSRYYLQNAKEYSHEPIDLNIKKYLHMVERELAKSRKKK from the exons ATGCCGCCACCAAGTGAAGTTTCATCAAGCAGTCCAACTCCAAGTTCAAGCTCCAGGATCACACAAAGATGGCCTGAAAGCATGACTTCAATACGTGAATCTGATTCCGAGGTCGAAGCCGATGTTATCCGAAACAAACCGAACAATTCCGAAATCATTGTCGGTAAAATACATCATCGAATCCGAGATGAAGACGATGATGATGACGATCTTCTGGTGACGTCAGGTGACCTTGACGACAATAAAacag GGAAAGTCGGTTTGTTCGATGTGGTAAAGCGAGAGTTTCGATGCAAAACAGCCGTCATCACTAACAGGGCGGCGTATGAAGATCCAATGATATTGTCGCCTAGGAAGGCTAAAGTTAACTTTATTCAG GACATGAAAACGAAAGTTAGCGTTGGAATGGAACTGAAGAACAAAGGAGTGGAATGCGTGCAAGCGAAGAAATATCGGGAAGCTACGAAGTTGTTTCACCAGGCGATGCTGTACATTAAAG GTTTAGATCCTGACGAAGGGGTTATTTGGAGTCCCGAGTTCGAATCCATGGACAAAGATAAGATGCCACTTAGAGTGATGCCGAGTGAATTAAAAGAGATCAAGGAAGCAGTGGAGATAGATTGCTTTCTGAACCTAGCAG TTTGTCTCATGCACAAAGAGCGAGTTCCTTACCGAAGAATTAAAGAATATTGCTTACGTGTTCTTGATATACGAGATGATAACGTTAAAGCATTAATGAGGGCTGGGATGGCATGCTACTACCTACGTGAATATGAGTTATCAAGATATTACTTGCAGAATGCAAAGGAATACTCACACGAACCGATAG ACTTGAACATAAAGAAGTACCTACACATGGTTGAAAGGGAGTTAGCCAAGTCaaggaaaaagaaataa
- the LOC104265983 gene encoding zinc finger protein 37-like: protein MLDDKHTLSATSISLLILQELKLMRQDMKDGLTKLRQANCNKCKGNGKVGNNNDGVAFTLPVVATHEKSGEENPINHIESALDSHKPSKKLEHNSCKNPPNATPSDRLELARTSINEEKLKGMSLRNSALKIEEPSGEYSDEQASLSKAQSSELSDLQITCVYGNFNPNISNSTDDINTDISTTDTDSNGMDTSIASSNTKSIPNASTELKTGYNAVVAFTLPVVATHEKSSKENPINHIESALDSHKPSKELEHNNCKIPPNATPSDRLELARTSINEEKLKGMSLLENSALKIEKPSREYSDIRPALLSEAQPSELSDLQIGCVYGNLYPSASVGTTCSNANSISNANRDTNIDHDTVVALPVVAAERKHNGFNEVVKKDNIHDHQNTARATENVQSHFRPVCPNPITQQDVLSWQYYYNHFHAKTQTGDFRNDNTAITGKRKKLWHTCKHCGRNFDSYYKKQQHVALAHQPKVVCSYCNQVFVHKQHMIIHVRRKHTGEKPFSCKVCGKKFPCRGDRNQHVKTCVPVPVNEYM from the exons atgCTTGATGATAAACACACCTTGTCAGCTACATCTATTAGTTTGCTTATATTACAAGAACTAAAGCTCATGCGACAAGACATGAAAGATGGATTGACAAAATTAAGACAAGCTAATTGTAACAAGTGTAAAGGCAATGGAAAAGTAGGGAACAATAATGATGGAGTTGCATTTACATTGCCGGTAGTTGCAACACATGAGAAGTCAGGTGAAGAGAATCCAATCAACCACATAGAAAGTGCATTGGATTCTCATAAACCATCAAAAAAACTTGAACACAACAGCTGTAAAAATCCCCCAAACGCCACGCCGAGCGATAGATTAGAATTGGCTCGTACTTCCATTAATGAAGAGAAATTAAAAGGAATGAGTTTGAGAAATTCTGCATTGAAAATTGAGGAACCTTCAGGAGAATATTCTGATGAACAAGCTTCATTAAGTAAAGCTCAATCTTCTGAACTTAGTGATCTTCAAATAACCTGTGTGTATGGGAACTTTAACCCCAACATTAGTAATTCTACGGATGATATAAATACCGATATCTCTACAACTGATACAGATAGTAATGGTATGGATACTTCTATAGCAAGTTCTAATACAAAAT CTATTCCTAATGCGAGCACAGAATTAAAGACAGGGTATAATGCTGTAGTTGCATTTACATTGCCAGTAGTTGCAACACATGAGAAGTCAAGTAAAGAGAATCCAATCAACCACATAGAAAGTGCATTGGATTCTCATAAACCATCAAAAGAACTTGAACACAACAACTGTAAAATTCCCCCAAACGCCACGCCGAGCGATAGATTAGAATTGGCTCGTACTTCCATTAATGAAGAGAAATTAAAAGGAATGAGTTTGCTAGAAAATTCTGCattgaaaattgaaaaaccTTCAAGAGAATATTCTGATATAAGACCTGCATTATTAAGTGAAGCCCAACCTTCTGAACTTAGTGATCTTCAAATTGGCTGTGTGTATGGGAACCTTTATCCTAGCGCAAGTGTTGGAACAACATGTTCTAATGCTAATTCTATTTCCAATGCGAACAGAGATACAAACATAGATCATGATACTGTAGTTGCATTACCAGTAGTTGCGGCAGAAAGGAAACACAATGGTTTTAATGAAGTTGtgaaaaaagataatattcaTGATCACCAAAATACAGCAAGAGCTACAGAAAACGTGCAATCACATTTTAGACCAGTTTGCCCAAATCCCATCACACAACAGGATGTATTATCTTGgcaatattattataatcaTTTTCATGCAAAAACACAGACGGGAGATTTTAGAAATGACAATACTGCAATAACAGGCAAGCGTAAGAAATTATGGCATACGTGCAAACATTGTGGAAGGAATTTCGATTCCTATTATAAAAAGCAGCAACATGTTGCATTAGCACACCAGCCGAAAGTTGTGTGTTCTTACTGTAACCAAGTTTTTGTTCATAAACAACACATGATAATCCACGTGCGTCGAAAACACACCGGTGAAAAACCATTCTCGTGTAAGGTTTGTGGCAAAAAGTTTCCTTGTCGTGGAGATCGCAATcaacatgttaaaacttgtGTGCCAGTACCAGTGAATGAATATATgtaa